The sequence GCGCGAAGGAACTCAAGACGTCGCAATTCGCGGACGCTATCATCGGCAACATGTAACGGAGCGCACTTATGAATCGCAAAGTCACAGTCGTGGGCGGCGCGGGGAACGTCGGCGCCACCGTCGCGCGGCAGATCGCCAACAAGGAGCTGGCCGATGTCGTGATCGTCGACATCGCGGACCAGAAGGCGGCCGGCGTCGCGCTGGACATCTACCAGGCGTGCCCGATCGAGGGGTCGAGCGCGCGCCTGATCGGCGTGGGCACGAATGACTGGGCCCAGACCGCGAATTCGGACATCGTCGTCATCACGTCGGGCGTGCCGCGCAAGCCGGGCATGAGCCGCGACGACCTGCTGAACATCAACTACAAGATCATGCAGGACGTCACGGCGGAAGTCGTGAAGCACTCGCCGAAGGCGATCATCCTTCCGGTGTCGAACCCGCTGGACGCGATGGCGCAGGCGGTCATGCGCATCGGCAAGCTGCCCAAGCAGCGGGTCATCGGGATGGCCGGCGTGCTCGACTCGGCGCGCATGCGCACGTTCATCTCGATGGAGCTGAACGTGTCGGTCGAAAACGTCCACGCCTTCGTCCTGGGAGGGCACGGCGACACGATGGTGCCGCTCGCCCGCTACTCGACGGTTGCCGGGATTCCGCTGCCCGACCTGCTGAGGCAGGACCGGATCGACGCGATCGCCGCGCGGACCGCGAACGGCGGCGCGGAGATCACCAAGCTGGTCGGCACCAGCGCGTGGTACGCGCCGGGATCGGCCGTGGCCGAGATGGTGGAGGCGATCCTCAAGGACAAGAAGAAGATCCTGCCGTGCTCGGTGTACCTGGAAGGGGAGTACGGCATCCGCGGCCTGTTTGTCGGCGTGCCGGTGAAGCTGGGCGCCGGGGGCGTCGAGCAGATCATCCAGATCGCGCTGACGGACGCTGAAAAGGCCGCGCTCCACAAGTCGGCGAACGCCGTGAAGGAACTCGTCACGGTGATCCTGCCGGAGGACGGCAAGAACGCTTCGGTTGCGTGAATGTGAGGATGGGCCTCGAGTCCTCATATGCAGACCAAAGATCTCGGCATCAACAGCAAGCTGATCCACGCCGGTCACCGCCCCGATCCAACCGGGGCGGTGACGGTGCCTATCTACCAGACGTCGACCTTCGCGTTCCGCAGCGCCGAGCATGGCGCGGCGCTCTTTGCCGGCGAGGGTGACGGCTTCATCTACACGCGAATCGGCAATCCCACCGTTCGCGCGCTGGAAGACAACGTCGCCGAGCTGGAGAACGGCTGCGCGGGCATCGCCACCAGCTCCGGCATGGCGGCGGTGAACACGGTCTACCTGGCGCTGCTGTCCTCGGGCGGCCACGTCGTCAGCACGGCGTCGGTCTACGGCGCGAGCCGGGTGTTGCTCGAGGCCGACTACGGGCGGTTTGGGGTCACGGCGGCCTACATCGACACGACCGATCTCGCGGAGGCGCGGCGCGCGATCAGGCCGGAAACGAAGCTCGTGTACGTCGAGAGCCCGTCGAACCCGTCCATGCAGGTGAGCGACATCGCCGCCATCGCAGCGATGGCGCACGCCCACGGCGCGCTCGTCGTCGTGGACAACACGTTCGCGAGCCCGTACCTGCAGAAGCCGCTCGATCTCGGCGCTGACGTCGTGCTGCACTCCGTCACGAAGTTCCTCAACGGGCACGCCGACGTGGTCGGCGGCGTGATCGTGGCGAAGGATCCGGCCGTCCACAAGCGGCTGCGCCGGGCCATGGTGAACTCGGGATGCAACATGGATCCGCACCAGGCGTTCCTGGTCATCCGCGGGCTGAAGACACTCGGGCTGCGCGTCGAGCGCGCGCAGGAGAGCGCGATGAAGGTCGCGCGCTGGCTGCAGGAGCAGCCGGAGGTGGCGTCGGTCCGCTACATCGGCCTCGAGTCGCACCCGCAGCACGCCCTGGCGCGGCGGCAGATGACGGGCTTCGGCTCGATGATCGCCTTCGAGCTGAAAGGGGGCTTCGAAGCGGGCAAGCGGCTGATGGACAACGTCAGGCTGGCGACGCTCGCGGTGTCGCTGGGCGGGGTCGAGACGCTCATCGAGCATCCCGCGTCGATGACCCATGCGTGCATGAAGCCGGAAGATCGCCGCCAGGCGGGCTTCAGCGACGGGCTGGTGCGTTATTCGGTCGGGATCGAGGACGTCGACGACCTGATCGCTGACTTGCGTCAAGCGCTCGAGGCCGCAGCCGCCGCACCGCGCGCGGTGACGGCGTAAGGTCGGGGTCCTGCTGCGGGGCGGACCTGAAAGGTCCGCCCCGCAGCAGGACGGCGCGCCCGACAGGCCCTCCGCGATTCCGGTTGCCCCGCACTTCAACATTCAATAGAATAATGGAATGGACGACGCATCCTCCGGCCGACGGTTCAAGGCGGCGGTCTACGGCGAGCTGGCGCGGCTCGGGCGCGCCCTCGGCGGCGCGGCGCGCCTGGAGCTGCTCGACCTGCTCGCCCAGCACCCGCGCGCCGTCGAGGCGCTCGCGGCGGAAATCGGCCAGTCGATCGCCAACACCTCGCAGCACCTCCAGGTGCTGCGGCGGGCCCGGCTGGTGGAGGCCGATCGCGACGGCCGCTTCGTTCGCTACCGCCTCGCCAGCCGAGAGGTGGTCGCCCTTGTGCACGCGATCCGCGCGGTAGGGGAGTCGCAGCTCGCCGAGATCGAGCGCGCCCGCCGGGAGCTGCTCGAGGGGCGCGGCGCCGTGGAGGCGATCGACGCCCGCGCGCTCCGCGCCCGGATCCGCGAAGGCTCCGTGACGGTGATCGACGTACGCCCCGAAGACGAGTACCGCGTGTCGCATCTGCCCGGCGCCCTCTCCGTGCCGCTCTCCGACCTGCGCCGGCGCCTGCGCGCGCTGCCGCGCAGGCAGGAAATCGTCGCCTACTGCCGGGGACCGTACTGCGTGATGGCGGTCGACGCGGTCGCCCTGCTGCGCCGCCGCGGGTTCAACGCCAGGCGCTTCGAACTGGGCGTCACCGAATGGCAGGCGCTCGGCTATGACCTCGCCCACGGGTCGCCGGCCGGAGCGCGGCCATGACCTACCTGCTGATCCTGAACGATCCCCCGTATGGCACCGAACGCACGTACAACGGGCTCCGGCTGGCCGGCTCGCTGGGCAAACAGCCGGACACGGCCGTGAAGGTGTTTCTGATCGGAGACGCGGCGGCGACCGCCAAAGCCGGCCAAAAGCTGCCGAGCGGCTTCTACAACCTCGAACGGATGATCTCCGCCGTCGTCAGGCAGGGGGGCGCGGTCGGAGTGTGTGGATCCTGCATGGACGCGCGCGGGCTCACGGACGGGGAACTGGTGGATGGGGCCCACCGCAGCTCGATGGACGAGCTGACCCGCTGGACTGTGAGCGCCGACCGCGTGCTGGTGTTCTGAGATGGGCGCGCATGTCGTCATTCTCGGCGCAGGCGTGGGCGGGCAGGTGGCGGCTCATGCGCTTCGCCGCCGCCTCGGGAGCGGGCATCGCATCACCGTCGTGGAACGCGATCCCCAACATGCGTTTGCGCCGTCGTTCCTGTGGGTGATGACCGGCGCACGAACCCCCGGTCAGGTTACCTCGCCGCTGGCGAAGCTGCTGGCGCGTGGCGTCAACCTGCACGAGGGCGAGGTCTCGGCGATCGACGTCGCCGGCCGGCGCGTGGAGACGAGCCGGGGGAGCCTGGAATTCGACTTCCTGGTCGTCGCGCTCGGCGCGGAGTTGGCGGCCGACGCGGTGCCGGGACTATCCGGGCGCTCGCACAGCTACTATTCCCTCGAGGGCGCGACCAGGCTCAAACCCGCTCTCGACGCGCTGGGGAACGGTGCGAAGGTCGCGGTGCTGGTGGCCGGGCTGCCGTACAAGTGCCCGGGCGCGCCGCACGAAGGGGCCATGCTCATCGCGGATTACCTGCGCCGGCGCCGGCGGATCGACGTGAGCGTGGACCTGTTCACGCCGGAGCCGCAGCCGCTCCCGGTTGCGGGGCCGGCGCTCGGCGGCGCCGTCGCCGCGATGCTCCAGTCGCGAGGCGTTGGATTCCACCCGCTGCACAAGGTGGCGTCCATCGCCGACCGGGTGCTGGCGTTCGACAACGGCGCCTCGGTTCCCTTCGATCTGCTCGTCGCGATTCCGCCGCACCGCTCGCCATCCGTCGTCCGGACGAGCGGGCTGGCCAACGAGGCCGGCTGGATTTCCGTCGATCGGCGAACGCTCGAGACGCGAGCCGAAGGCGTGCTCGCGATCGGTGATATCACCGCGGTGCAGATCCCCGGCCGGTGGAAGCCTGACGTGCCGCTGCTGCTGCCCAAGGCCGGCGTCTTCGCGCACGCCGAGGCCCTGGTGGCGGCCGAGCGCGTCGCCGCCGCGGCGCTCGGACAGCCGTGCGACACAACGTTCTGTGGCGATGGGTTCTGCATGCTGGAGGCGGGCGGTGGGGCTGCCGGAGTGGCCTACGGCGACTTTTTCGCCGAGCCCGCCCCCGAGGTCCGCGTGCGCGACATCGGGGCCGCCTGGCATCTGGGGAAGGTCCTGTTCGAGCAGTGGTGGCTCTCGCCCCAGGGCGCCCGCCGCGCCGTCCTGGGCGCGGCGCTGCGCGCCGGCAGCCGTCTTACCGGCGTACCGGTGCGTCTCTGAGGCGAAGCCCGCCGGCGCCGCCGTGGTGCCGGGCGCGCCTGAAATGGTTCCGGGTTGCAACCCTGTACCTCAGACCCCGACGAGCCTTGCCCGGAGGTACTCGCGGTTCATCCGCGCGATGTTCGACAGCCTGATCTCCTTCGGGCAGACCGCTTCGCATTCCCCTTCGTTCGAGCAACTGCCGAAGCCTTCGAGGTCGTGCTGGTCGAGCATGGCCACCGCGCGGCGGGTCCGCTCGGCCTGCCCCTGCGGCAGCACGTTGAGGTGGCTGATCTTGGCCGACGTAAAGAGCACCGCCGAGGCGTTCTTGCACGCCGCCACGCACGCGCCGCAGCCGACGCACGCCGCCGACTCGAACGCCTGCTCGGCGATCGGCTTTGGGACGGGCAGCGCGTTCGCCTCGGGCGCCGCGCCGACGTTGGCGGAGATGTAGCCGCCCGCCTTGATGATGCGGTCGAGCGCGCCGCGGTCCACGATGAGGTCCTTCAGCACCGGGAACGCACGCGCCCGGAACGGCTCGAGCGTGATGGTGTCGCCGTCCTTGAACCGCCGCATGTGCAGCTGGCACGCCGTGGTGCCGGGATCCGGCCCGTGCGGCACGCCGTTGATGACCATGCCGCAGGCGCCGCAGATGCCCTCGCGGCAGTCGGAATCAAACGCGATCGGGTCCTTGCCGGCCGCGATCAGCTTCTCGTTGACGACGTCGAGCATTTCGAGGAACGACATGTCCGGCGAGACGTCTTCGGCCGTATAGGGGACGAGCGTGCCCCCCTGGTTCGGCCCCGCCTGACGCCAGACGCGCAGGTGAATCGTCATGCCAGCCATTATTTGTAGCTCCGCTGTGAAGGCTTCACGTACTCGAAGGTGAGCGGCTCCTTGTGCAGCGTGGGCGCCCTGCCCACGCCGGTGAACTCCCAGGCCGCCGCGTACATGAAGTTGTGATCGTCGCGGAGCGCCTCGCCGTCAGGGGTCTGGTATTCCTCGCGGAAGTGACCGCCGCACGATTCGTTGCGGTGGAGCGCGTCGAGCGCGAGCAGCTCGGCGAACTCGAGATGGTCCGCCACGCGGCCGGCATACTCGAGGTTCTTGTTGAGGTCTCCCGCCTGCCCGGTGACCGACACGTTCTGCCAGAACTCCTCGCGCAGCTCGGGGATCCGTTTCAGCGCCGTCTTAAGGCCCTCGGCGGTGCGGCCCATGCCGACCAAGTCCCACAGCACCTTGCCGAGCCGGCGGTGGAGCGCGCGGGGCGTCTCCTTGCCGTTCACGCTCAGCAGCTTCGTCAGGCGGTCGCTCACGCCGGCCTCGGCCTCGCGGAACGCGTCGTGCTCCGTGGTGACCTTCGGCAACGGCGCGCTGCCCAGGTAGTGCGCCAGGGTGTACGGGATCACGAAGTAGCCGTCGGCCAGCCCCTGCATGAGGGCGCTCGCCCCGAGGCGGTTCGCGCCGTGGTCGGAGAAGTTCGCCTCGCCGAGCACGTGCAGCCCCGGAACGTTGCTCATCAGGTTGTAGTCGACCCAGAGCCCGCCCATCGCGTAGTGCACGGCGGGGTAGATCCGCATCGGCGCCTTGTAAGGGTCCTCGGCCGTGATCTTGTTGTACATGTCGAAGAGATTGCCGTAGCGCTCTTCGATCACGTTCCGCCCGAGGCGCTGGATGGAGTCGCGGAAATCCAGGTAGACGGACAGCCCGGTTTCCCCCACGCCGCGCCCCTCGTCGCACACCGCCTTGGCGGCGCGTGAGGCGACGTCGCGCGGGACGAGGTTGCCGAAGCTGGGATACCGCCGCTCCAGGTAGTAGTCGCGCTCGTCTTCCGGGATCTGGTCCGCCGGGCGGCGGTCCCCCCTGTTCTTCGGCACCCACACGCGCCCGTCGTTCCGCAGGCTCTCGCTCATCAGCGTGAGCTTCGACTGGTGCTCGCCGGAAACCGGGATGCACGTCGGATGGATCTGCGTGAAGCACGGGTTGGCGAACAGCGCGCCGCGCTTGTGCGCGCGCCAGATCGCCGTGCAGTTCGAGTTGACCGCGTTGGTGGAGAGATAGAAGACGGTTCCGTAGCCCCCCGTGCAGAGCAGCACCGCGTCGGCGGCGTAGCGTTCGATCTGCCCGGTCACGAGGTTGCGGACGATGATGCCGCGCGCCTGGCCGTTGACCAGCGCCAGGTCGAGCATCTCGCGCTGGGTGAACTCCTTCACGGTGCCGGCGTTCACCTGCCGCATCATGGACTGGTAGGCCCCCAGCAGGAGCTGCTGCCCCGTCTGGCCGCGCGCATAGAACGTGCGCGAGACCTGCGCGCCGCCGAACGAGCGGTTGTCGAGCAGGCCGCCGTACTCGCGTGCGAAGGGCACCCCCTGCGCCACGCAGTGGTCGATGATGTTCACGGAGATCTGCGCCAGGCGGTAGACGTTCGCCTCGCGCGCGCGGTAATCGCCTCCCTTGACCGTGTCGTAAAAGAGGCGCTGGATGCTGTCGCCGTCATTGCGGTAGTTCTTGGCGGCGTTGATCCCCCCCTGCGCGGCAATCGAGTGCGCGCGGCGGGGACTGTCGCTGATGCAGAAGCTCAGGACGTTGTAACCCAGCTCGCCGAGCGATGAGGCCGCCGATGCGCCCGCGAGCCCCGTCCCGACGATGATGACGGTATATTTGCGGCGGTTCGCGGGGTTGACCAGCTTCATCTCGAAGCGATGGCGGTCCCATTTCTCCGCAATCGGGCCGCCTGGGATCTTGCTGTCTAGGGTCATAAGCGGTTCATTTCGCGAAATAGATGAATAACGGAATGATGGCGAACCCGCCGCCGATGATGAGGGCGGCGACCATGCCGACGCGGAGCATGCGCTTGCCAAACGTCTCGGCTGCGCCGAGCGACTGGCACGCACTCGCAATCCCGTGACGCAGGTGCAGGAAGATCAGGCCCATGCAGATCACGTAGATGGCCACCCAGATCGGGTCCTGGAAGAACTCGACCTCGGTGCGGTAGAGGTCCCTCACAGCAGGCGTGTCGGCGGTCTCGTAGTACGACCCCCATTTGAACTGCTGCAGGTGGAAGATGACGAAGACGGCGGTGACGAGACCGGACACGATCATCGTCGATGACGCAACGCTCTTCCGGCTCGTGTGCCCCGCCCAGTGCTTCACCGCGTAGCGCTCAGGCCTCGCCTGCTGGTTCTGCAGGTACATCTTCACGGTCTTGTAGACGTGCACCAGGACGACCAGCAACAGCCCGATCTCCATCGGGATGACGAGAGGATTGGAGATCAGCGTGTGCGAGTAGGCGTTGAAGGGCCCTGGACCGAGAAGAACGAGGAGGTTGCCCGCGAGATGACCGATGAGGAAGACGAACAGAAGGAGCCCGGTCACCGCGATGAGCACTTTCGTGCCCACGGATGACGACGCGAAGCTACGACTCATCGTGTAGGTTTACTCCAAAAGCGGAATGATATCATCGGAGATCGGTCATTATGAAAATCCACGAATATCAGGCGAAGGCAATCCTGGCGCGGCACGGCGTGCCTGTGCCCAGAGGCGAAGTCGTGACGCAGGCGAGCGCCGCGGCGGACGTCGCGCGCACGCTTGGCGGCGCCGTCTCCGTCGTGAAGGCGCAAATCCATGCGGGCGGGCGCGGCAAGGGTGGCGGCGTCAAGCTTGCGAAAAGTTCCGAAGAGGCCCGGCGCCTCGCCGGGGACATGCTCGGGATGACGCTGGTGACATACCAGACCGGCCCCGAGGGACGAAAGGTGCAGCGCGTGCTCATCGAGGAAGGGCTCGACATCGCGCGCGAGCTATACCTCGGCATGGTCATCGACCGATCGACCCAGAAGATCGTGGTGATGGTCAGCCGGGAGGGAGGCGTCGAAATCGAAAAGGTCGCCGCCGAGACGCCCGAGAAGATCCACAAGGAGTTCATCGAGCCGGGCATCGGGCTGCAGAATTTCCAGGCGCAGAAGCTCGCCTTCGCGCTCGGCCTCGAGGGGGCGTCGGTGCGCAAGGGCATCACGGTGATGACCGCGCTCCATCAGGCGTTTGTCGCCTCGGACGCGTCGCTGCTCGAGATCAACCCGCTGATCGTCACCAGGGCGGGGGACCTGCTGGCGCTCGACGCGAAGATGAATTTCGACGACAACGCCCTGTACAGGCACGCCGACGTGGCCGGGCTGCGCGATCTCAACGAAGAGGACCCGCTCGAGATCGAGGCGTCGAAGTACAGCCTCAACTACATCAAGCTGGATGGCAACATCGGCTGCATGGTCAACGGCGCCGGCCTCGCCATGGCGACGATGGACATCATCAAGCTCGCCGGCGGCGAGCCGGCCAACTTCCTGGACGTGGGGGGCGGCGCCAACGCGGAGCAGATCCGGAACGCGTTCAAGATCCTGATGTCCGACAAGGCCGTCCAGGCGGTCCTCATCAACATCTTCGGCGGCATCCTGCGCTGCGACGTGCTCGCCGAGGGGGTGATTGCCGCCGTCAGGGAACTCCACGTCGGCGTGCCGGTCGTCATCCGCATGGAAGGCACCAACGTGGAGAGAGGCAAGCAGATGCTCGAGGAGAGCGGCCTGAACTTCGAGACCGCCGACACGATGGACGAAGCGGCCCGCAAGGTTGTCGCCGCCGCTGCGGCGTTGAGAGGGGGCAAGAGGTAGCCATGGCGATCCTTCTCGACAAGCACACGCGGCTCCTCGTCCAGGGACTCACCGGCAGGGAAGGCACGTTCCACGCGAAAGCGGCCGCGGCCTACGGCACGAACGTCGTCGGCGGCGTCACCCCCGGCAAGGGAGGGACGACCCACGAGGGCTGGCCGATCTTCAACACGGTTGCCGACGCGGTGAAGAAGACGGGCGCGAACGCGTCGGTGATCTTCGTGCCGCCCCCCTTCGCCGCCGACGCGGTCATGGAGGCGGCCGACGCCGGGCTCGGCCTCACGGTGTGCATCACCGAGGGCATCCCGACGCTCGACATGATGAAGGCGCTCACCTTCCTGAAAGAGAAGCGCACGCGGCTCATCGGCCCGAACTGTCCCGGCATCATCACCGCGGGCCAGGGCAAGGCCGGCATCATTCCGGCGCACATCTGCAAGCCGGGACGCGTCGGCATCGTGTCGAAGAGCGGCACGCTCACCTACGAAGCGATCCACCAGCTCACGCGGCTCGGCCTCGGCCAGACGACGTGCATCGGCATCGGCGGCGACCCGCTCATCGGGACGACGTTCATCGACGCACTCACGCTGTTCAAGGACGATCCGGAGACCGAGGCGGTGGCGATGATTGGCGAGATCGGCGGCAGCGCGGAGGAAGAAGCTGCGGCGTGGATCAAGGCCAATTTCAAGAAGCCGGTCGTCGGCTTCATCGCCGGCCAGACCGCGCCCCCCGGACGCCGGATGGGACACGCGGGCGCGATCATCTCGGGCGGCAAGGGCACGGCCGCCGAGAAGATGGCCGCGCTGTCGGCCGCGGGTGTCACGGTCGTCAAGAGCCCGGCGGAGATCGGCCAGGCGATCGCGGCGGGGCTCAAGTAATAAGAAGTCACGTGCCAGAGGTCAGAGGCCAGGTACGACTGAGTTAATCCTGCGTGCACCTGGCCTCTGGCCTCCGGCCGCTGACCCCGGCCTCCGCCTGATATAATTCCCTCAGTCGCGAAACTCCTCACCAAAGGACCCTCGACCCATGCCCGTGCCCAACGCGGCGGTCCAGGAGACCGCTATCGGTCCGTCCCCCCATCGGGTCGTCAACGACTTCAGCATCCAGGTCGCCACCGTGAACGGCTCGGGAAGCCAGACGGCGAATCTCGTGCTCATCCGCTCGATTTTCCAGATGGGCGTGCCGGTCTCGGGCAAGAACATGTTCCCGTCGAACATTGCCGGGCTGCCCACGTGGTACACCATCCGGGCCAGCAAGGACGGCTACATCGGACGCAAGAAAGAAATCGACGTGCTCGTCGCCATGAACCCGGAGACGGCGAAGGAAGATGTGCTGTCGCTCGAATCGGGCGCCGCCGTCATCTATGACGAGCCGCTCAACCTCAAGGCGCTGCGGGCCGACCTGTTGTTCTATCCCGTTCCGTTCGACAAGCTCGTCGCGCCGGTGTGCCCCGACGCGAAGCTCCGCCGTCTCGTGCGCAACATGATCTATGACGGCGTGCTTTCCTGCCTGCTCAAGATCGACATGGCGCAGATGGAGAAGGCGCTGCGCAAGCAGTTCGGGAAGAAAGCGAAGGCGGTCGAGCTGAACCTGGGCGCCCTCACGGCGGGCTACGGGTATGCCGAGGCCAACCTGCCGAAGCAGGACCCGTTCTACATCGAGCCGATGGACCAGACCGCCGGCAAGATCCTGATCGAGGGGAATGCGGCGGCGGCCCTCGGGTGCATGATGGCGGGCGTGACCGTCGTGGCGTGGTACCCGATCACGCCGTCCTCGTCGCTGCCCGAGACGCTCATCGACTACATGCGGAAGTACCGCACGGACAAGGAGACCGGGAAGGCGACGTTCGCGATCGTGCAGGCGGAGGATGAGATCGCCTCGATCGGCATGGTGCTGGGCGCCGGATGGGCGGGCGCGCGCGCGATGACATCGACGGCCGGACCCGGCGTGTCCCTGATGTCCGAGTTCGCCGGTCTCGCCTACTACGCGGAGGTGCCCGGCGTGGTGTTCGACATCCAGCGCGTCGGGCCGTCCACCGGCCTCCCGACCCGCACCGCGCAGGGGGACATCCTCACGACCGCGGTCGTCTCGCACGGCGACACGAAGCACATCCTGCTGCTTCCCGCGTCGGTCGGGGAGTGCTACTCGATGGCGATGGACGCCTTCGATCTCGCCGAGCAGTTCCAGACGCTGGTGTTCGTCATGTCGGACCTCGATCTCGGCATGAACACGTGGATGTCCGACCCGTTCGAGTACCCGACACGGCCGCTGAGCCGCGGCAAGCTGCTCGATGCCGAGACGCTCGAGCGCCTGGGGACCGAGTGGGGGCGCTACCGCGACGTCGATGGGGACGGCATTCCGTACCGGACGATTCCTGGCGACGGCATGCCGGCGTATTTCGCGCGCGGCTCCGGCCACAACGAGCGCGGGCAGTACAGCGAGCGCCCCGACGATTATCAGCGCAACCTGGAGCGGCTCGCGCGCAAGTTCGAGACGGCGAAGCGGTTCGTGCCGCAGCCGGAGGCGTCCGAGCAGGAGGGCGCCGAGATCGGCATCATCGCGTATGGCACCAGTCACTTCGCGGTGATGGAGAGCCGCGACCAGCTCTTGTCGGAATACGGCGTGAAGACGTCCTACCTGCGGGTCCGCGCGTACCCGTTCGGCGACGAGGTGCGGGCCTTCGTCGAGCGCCACAAGCGGATCTACGTCGTCGAGCAGAACCGCGACGCGCAGATGCGGTCGCTGCTGAAGATCGATCTGCCGGCCGACCTGGCGTCGAAATACCGCAGCGTGCTGCACTTCAACGGCCTGCCGATCGATGCGCGGTCGGTGACCGACGACCTCCTCGAACAGGAGGGCGCAAAGCCGGCGGCGCCGAAGAAGGCGGTGGCGTTTTCAGGCGGGCTCGGAGGCGAGTGACATGGCAGACACACCCACGGTTCCACCGGCGCCCGCGAAGAAGACCAACCGCCTCGGGCTCGAGGTCGCCCCGTACCGCGGCGGCAGGACGACGCTCTGCGCCGGCTGCGGCCACAACGCAATCTCCGAACGCATCGTCGAGTCGTTCTGGGAGATGGGCGTGGACGGCTCTCAGGTGATCAAGCTCTCCGGGATCGGCTGCTCCAGCAAGAGCCCGGCGTACTTCCTGGGCACGTCGCACGGGTTCAATGCCGTGCACGGCCGGATGCCGTCGGTGGCGACCGGCGCGATCCTCGCGAACAAGACGCTGATCGCGATCGGCGTCAGCGGCGACGGCGACACGGGCGCGATCGGCATCGGCCAGTTCGTCCACCTGATGCGCCGCAACGTGCCGATGATTTACATCATCGAAGACAACGGCTGCTACGGCCTCACCAAGGGGCAGTTCTCGCCGACGGCCGATGTCGGCTCGACGCTCAAGAACGGCGTCGTCAACGACCTGCCGCCGCTCGACACCTGCGTGATGGCCATCGAGCTGGGCGCGACGTTCGTGGCGCGTTCGTTCTCGGGTGACAAGAAGCAGCTGTCCGCGATCCTGAAGGCCGCCATCGCGCACCGCGGGACCGCCATGATCGACGTCCTGTCTCCCTGCGTCACGTTCAACGACCACTCGGGATCCACCAAGAGCTACGCCTACGTCAAGGAACACGACGAGGTGCTGGGGGAGATCAGCTTCGTGCCGTTCTTCGACGATATCGCGGTGGAATATGAGCCCGGGACCACGAAGGAGGTCACGCTGCACGACGGTTCGCGGCTGTACCTCAAGAAAGTGGCGGAGGAGTACGACCCGACCGACAAGCTGAAGGCGCTGCGGGTCCTGCACGAAACGGCGCGCCGGGGCGAATACGCGACCGGCGTCCTTTACGTCGAGCCCGACCGCGACGATTTCACGACGCTGCTGAACACCATCGACGAGCCGCTGGCCACGCTGCCGCTCGACAAGGTGCGCCCGCCGAAGGCCGCGCTCGACGAGATCATGGAATCTCTTCGATAACGGACCGCCACGGCATTGGCAGCAGGAGTGCCACTCGGTGCGGCGCCTGACGGAAGGGGCGGCCCGTCCTCACCCCTCCGTCTCGTCTTCGTTGGCCCCGATCGCATCCTGCGCGATGGCGACGGCGTCGGAGGGGAGGCCGCGCTCGTCGAGCGCAGGGGCGTTGCGGTTCCACTGCTGCGTGTCTCCCGGCTGGTCCCCCTCGAGCGCGCCGTGATGCGAGTCGGGGTCGCGACGGCGACGCCCCATGCGCTCGAACGGCATGATCAGCTCTGCCGGATGGCCGGCGCGGTCTGCTGCCCGGTATAATCGCCAGAACATGGAACGCAC is a genomic window of Acidobacteriota bacterium containing:
- the mdh gene encoding malate dehydrogenase is translated as MNRKVTVVGGAGNVGATVARQIANKELADVVIVDIADQKAAGVALDIYQACPIEGSSARLIGVGTNDWAQTANSDIVVITSGVPRKPGMSRDDLLNINYKIMQDVTAEVVKHSPKAIILPVSNPLDAMAQAVMRIGKLPKQRVIGMAGVLDSARMRTFISMELNVSVENVHAFVLGGHGDTMVPLARYSTVAGIPLPDLLRQDRIDAIAARTANGGAEITKLVGTSAWYAPGSAVAEMVEAILKDKKKILPCSVYLEGEYGIRGLFVGVPVKLGAGGVEQIIQIALTDAEKAALHKSANAVKELVTVILPEDGKNASVA
- a CDS encoding PLP-dependent transferase, which codes for MQTKDLGINSKLIHAGHRPDPTGAVTVPIYQTSTFAFRSAEHGAALFAGEGDGFIYTRIGNPTVRALEDNVAELENGCAGIATSSGMAAVNTVYLALLSSGGHVVSTASVYGASRVLLEADYGRFGVTAAYIDTTDLAEARRAIRPETKLVYVESPSNPSMQVSDIAAIAAMAHAHGALVVVDNTFASPYLQKPLDLGADVVLHSVTKFLNGHADVVGGVIVAKDPAVHKRLRRAMVNSGCNMDPHQAFLVIRGLKTLGLRVERAQESAMKVARWLQEQPEVASVRYIGLESHPQHALARRQMTGFGSMIAFELKGGFEAGKRLMDNVRLATLAVSLGGVETLIEHPASMTHACMKPEDRRQAGFSDGLVRYSVGIEDVDDLIADLRQALEAAAAAPRAVTA
- a CDS encoding metalloregulator ArsR/SmtB family transcription factor — its product is MDDASSGRRFKAAVYGELARLGRALGGAARLELLDLLAQHPRAVEALAAEIGQSIANTSQHLQVLRRARLVEADRDGRFVRYRLASREVVALVHAIRAVGESQLAEIERARRELLEGRGAVEAIDARALRARIREGSVTVIDVRPEDEYRVSHLPGALSVPLSDLRRRLRALPRRQEIVAYCRGPYCVMAVDAVALLRRRGFNARRFELGVTEWQALGYDLAHGSPAGARP
- a CDS encoding DsrE family protein; its protein translation is MTYLLILNDPPYGTERTYNGLRLAGSLGKQPDTAVKVFLIGDAAATAKAGQKLPSGFYNLERMISAVVRQGGAVGVCGSCMDARGLTDGELVDGAHRSSMDELTRWTVSADRVLVF
- a CDS encoding NAD(P)/FAD-dependent oxidoreductase gives rise to the protein MGAHVVILGAGVGGQVAAHALRRRLGSGHRITVVERDPQHAFAPSFLWVMTGARTPGQVTSPLAKLLARGVNLHEGEVSAIDVAGRRVETSRGSLEFDFLVVALGAELAADAVPGLSGRSHSYYSLEGATRLKPALDALGNGAKVAVLVAGLPYKCPGAPHEGAMLIADYLRRRRRIDVSVDLFTPEPQPLPVAGPALGGAVAAMLQSRGVGFHPLHKVASIADRVLAFDNGASVPFDLLVAIPPHRSPSVVRTSGLANEAGWISVDRRTLETRAEGVLAIGDITAVQIPGRWKPDVPLLLPKAGVFAHAEALVAAERVAAAALGQPCDTTFCGDGFCMLEAGGGAAGVAYGDFFAEPAPEVRVRDIGAAWHLGKVLFEQWWLSPQGARRAVLGAALRAGSRLTGVPVRL
- a CDS encoding succinate dehydrogenase/fumarate reductase iron-sulfur subunit; this translates as MTIHLRVWRQAGPNQGGTLVPYTAEDVSPDMSFLEMLDVVNEKLIAAGKDPIAFDSDCREGICGACGMVINGVPHGPDPGTTACQLHMRRFKDGDTITLEPFRARAFPVLKDLIVDRGALDRIIKAGGYISANVGAAPEANALPVPKPIAEQAFESAACVGCGACVAACKNASAVLFTSAKISHLNVLPQGQAERTRRAVAMLDQHDLEGFGSCSNEGECEAVCPKEIRLSNIARMNREYLRARLVGV